The genome window CTCTGGAACTCATCATCCTATCCTACATTTCCACTAATGAGCTATTCTCTTAGGATTAATGGAAGCAGAAAAGTGAAGTGGCACAAATCTTAGGGACATAGGAGAAGAGAACCAGTAATCCACAGGAATGTGGGGAGCAGTGTAGAAGAGTGGTACACAAATGCTCTAAGGACAATGGAGCACTTACAGGACTCTCTTGTGACTTCCTTTGAATGTGGAAGAGACGTGTTGCATGCAATCATCTCTTCAAGATGTGTCAGGGGGTTTTGCAGGACAAACCACTCCCTGTTTCCCAGGGGGCAGAAAACCAGTTTGCAGACTCAGGAAAGGCAGAGCTCCTAGCCAATCCAGAGCAGATTAGCTTTCTTCATAGGATGTTTTGTTGTAGAACTTGCCTTCTTCAAGGTGTTCAAGCCATATATCTAACAGTACACATTCCTTTAAACATATAATTCCTTGTGAGTCTGGAAGAACTTCCAGCCCACTGCTCTGTCACCAACAGAGATCAGTATCATAAAAGAAGTACAATTGACATTCACACAGCCCTCCTAAGTGTGAGTAGCTATATCTATCTTCCAAGTGGAGGGCATCTGTGTGGCCTTAGGCACCAGTTAGAATTCTGTATTTGACCACAAAATGAGTGTATAccttttgaatttattttttaaaaattggatttggtataccacccaatccccaaagggctctgagcagtgaacaataaaacaacagcaacagagtAATATACAACAAATCCAACAGTACAATAAATAGTAGAttataaaatcccattaaaacagcaacaacatcATAACCGACATAAAACCCACTATTATGGGAGGCGTCCGGACCCCAACTCCCCTACTCTCAGCAGGAGTGGACAGGCTGAAGATGGTAACATAGATGGTATACGGGGCATTAAGAGGAGGCGGCAGACAGtccatggccagcctccccaagggCCTGAATGTTACAGGCAACTTCAACAGCTTTCTGTCTTGTATTGACCCTGGACATTATTCAAATGGCTCAGATAGCAGATGGGAAGTTTGTAACCAGCTTGCAGAACTTTCTAATTGCTTTGTATGGTATGATATGATGTCCAAATGTATGCTGTCATGAATGTTCTTTTACAAAAAGGCTTGATTTACCATCATATAATTATACTGACTATAACGTTATACATGACAAAGTCTGTCTGCCCCAAGGTGTGTAGGAGAAGAAAGGATGGCACTCTCACCTGCCTCTTCTGTCCCAGTGAATAGCCTTGGAGAGGCAGTTCTGTTTGTCACAGGCGTGCCCATTAACAACAAGCAATAAACCAGCCCTCTTTCTAATGGACTTTCCATATTTCTGGTGCCTGCTTTATTCTGTAAACATGTCAAATTCTTGAATCGGAGGTCATTTCTGAATCTTTAATCTCTGCTTGCTTCTTATGCTAAAGAACAGTTCCTTATTTAGTACTGAAATGAAGAACTCATTTAAACTGGAACTGCagatttaatatatttaatttaatatattacCCGGTTGCTTTATTCTGTTGAATGTTGATGCTCTGATTCACTGAAGACGTCATTTTCTTAGAATCTCACAGTGTGATCCTTGTTTTGAAGCACTTGTGATGACAACCCTACTTTCACCACATTGGAACGTGTGAGAAGCCTGATCATAGCTCCACATGAAAACATGCGCTAAGGTGACAGTCTGAGGAAAACAGACTGAAGAGGAAGATGAAGGCCAGGTCTTATTGGACCTCAGTCACACTGAGTTGCCGCTGGGTTCTGCTACCAGCAGAAGTCTGCCCAGTTCCAGCCTGGACCTAGACTGCTGCAATCTGATCCCAGCCCATGAGACCTCTTCACATCCTGTTTTCACATAGCTATTTAAAGTCAAAACACACCACTCTGGTTAATGTGGCCCTTAACACCTAACTCTGCCAATGATGAGTGCCTTACTTCTACTTTGTGCTGGGGCCTAACGCCTGATCCACATTGGCAGTCTCTATGAAGCTTTGTTGGTGTAGATTCCTCTTGGGTTAGCCTGAGGTTTTGTCTTAGAGGAGCAGTAAGAACTGACATCACATCTTCTGTGATCTCTTTGATTATTGTTGCTTTCTTGTAACCATGAAAGTCATGCAGTGAGAGGATGGAGGACCACTGGTCTGGCCTTCAGAACATTTAGGCCATTCGCCGTGCAGCCATTTCAAGAGACTCTTGTGTGTTAGTTTTATCTAACCGCTAACCCATGATGTTTGGAAACAATCCATATACCTTGAGTTTTGGCTCCTCATGTCTGAGTGCCTAGATATATTGTTTATGTGACTCCTAAGACAGACTAACATACATCcatacatctttttttcccttcctactTCTTAGCCAAACAAGAAGGCCGAACCTGTGAATACAATGGCCGTATCTACCAAAACGGAGAGAATTTTCAGCCTAACTGCAAACATCAGTGCACCTGCATTGATGGGGCTGTGGGTTGCCAGCCTCTCTGCCCCTTAGAGCTACCTTTGACTTCGCTAGGTTGCTCCAGTCCTCGGCTCCTTAAGGTACCCGGTCAGTGCTGCAAGAAGTTTGTGTGCAGCAAAGGCCTCAAGAAGTATGGAGGGGTCATCTTTAAGTACAACTCACATGGAGAGGCCAATGGCAATGAGCTCATCTATGTGGGCAAAGATGAACACTGGAAAAACCTGCCAGGTAAGTGGGCTGGGAGGAGGGATGCAAAGTAGTTTTGTCTGGGGGGGCGGGGCTACTGAAATTCTGTCAATACCAGTAGGATGCCTTCAATCTCCTCCACTGCGTTACAAGAACAAGTCTCAGAGACTGTATTTGAAAACCTTTTGAAGAAAATCATACAGTCAGGTTTTTATACTCATATTTTGGAAAGCTGTGGTTACTTAGCTAAAGAACCTTACAGGATGTCTGTTTTGGTGGATTCTTTGCTGtttaagcatggtgtagtggttaagagcaggtgcactctaatctggagaacgaagcttgattccccactcctccacctgagtggcagaggcttatctggtgaaccatatgtgtttccgcactcctacattcctgctgggtgaccttgggctagtcgcagttctttggaactttctcaggcccacccacctcacaaggtatctgttgtgggaagaggaagagaaaggagtttgtaagccaccttgagtctccttacaggcaagaaaggtgaggtataaatccagactcttattCTTTTACTTCTCTTGATCCCAACCTCCAAAAAAACTCCTCTAGATGCATTGTATAGTAGAGAGTTGCATGAGgaatctgccctgtggaaatcTGAATAATAAGAAAATAACAGCTTGCACTTGCTACTAGGGAAAAAAACAATGTGCCACGTTAGTATGTTTGGATGTTCATAAATCAGTCCTATCAGAAGGCTTTAAAGGCTTCTGCTTACCATGTGACAGTACAGTTTGACAATGGTCTACTCCTTAATCTGCTTTGTTGCAACATTTAATTCAGGAGACACTGATGAAGTTTTAATTCTGTATTTCACTTAAGTTAGGTATGCATTGGTGATGTtggggaggagaagcagcagccatGTCACCCAAATGGCCTATGTATATTTCCCGGTGGATGGTGTGAGGTCAGAAGTATCAACAGGTGTCCTTCAGATTAGGCAACCGGGCTACCACTGACCTGCTGCAATGGGTAGTTCTGGCATCTATCTTTTCCTATCAGTGGCTGCCTGGGCGGCCTGCATCTGATTACTTGCCAGGTTGTTACTAGACTCTTGACATTTTCCTTTCCCATCTACCCTCTTGGTAGACCTGATGGTACCTTGCACCACCTGCACCTGCTTTGATCCTGCCCATGCCACTCTGTTGCTTTGAGAAGATGTACATGAGAAGAGGTTAAAAGCAGTTTTGCTTCAATGGCAGGAAGTAAAGAGTTGGCAGCTTAGTGGGAGGGGGACAGTGAACAAAAATAGGGGTAAGAGTGGGAGTAGCCCTTTGCCCTTTTGAGAGCTAAATCTGATGCTCCTAAGGGGCCTGAAATGTGATAGTTCACTTGCATGTGTTTTGGTTCTCCAGCTGTTATTTCTGCCAAGCATGATTGTAGCTATAATGGAAGACAAACATTCTTATAAGAAGGAGATTCTCCTGACCTCTAGGCCTGTGTTGGTTCCAATCTCAAGGAATTGCAAAGGAAGTTTTACTGTTACACCTGCATCTTGTTTAGTGGTTACATTGCAAAGTTTGGCAGCAGAAGTTTTCTTCCCTAGAGGCAGATTTTTCCCACCAAGCAAATGTGCTTGATGATGTCCTCAATATTCCTGCCACAGCCACGCTGTTGTTCAGCCTACTGGGCACCCTTCTTTTCTGTGCTGCTTCCTCAACCCACTCCCCACACACCTTCTTTTCAGATTCAGACCTACCATATGGTTTTGTCTTCACATCTTCCTGCCACTATTCTTTTGAATGGTGTCGCTAACATGGAGACAGAGGGGTAGGCCCATGTTATACGAAGAGACTTGCTAGATTAGACCAAAGGTCAGCCTAGTCTtgcattctgtttccaacagtgatCAGACAGATGCCTCTAGGAGGTACGCAGCAAGACACAAAGGCAGTTGTCTCCTCCGTTTGCCTTCATTATCTGATATTCAGAAGCATTCTGTCTGCAGACATGAAGGCTTTGTTTAGGATGAATTGCTAGTGAAGCTTCTGCATCCACCTATTCCTTTGTTTTGCTCCTTTCCCAAGCTCATTGTCATTTCACACAGGTGGCAGAAGTACTTAAATTTGCTCATTGTTTCCTCATGCATACAGCAGTGACATAATAGGGTTTTCCTTCTCTCCGCAGTGTGGAGGCCACTCTTCCAGGCTCATGTGTCAAAACAGCAGCACAAGTGCTTGGCCCAGACTACAGACTGGTCACCGTGCTCCAAGAACTGCGGATTTGGCATCTCCACCCGTGTCACTAGTGACAATCCCCGGTGCAAACTGATCAAAGAGACCCGACTGTGTCAGATCCGGCCCTGTGGGCAACCTGATTTTACCAAGCTAAAGGTGAAGTGGAAAGAGTGTAGGGACAGCCTGTCTTAcaacctggggttgccaacctcctggtgaggCCTGGAGCACTTCCAGAATTATAGCTGAGCTACAGACTACAGGGAACGGTTCCTCTGGAGAGAATGACAGCTTAGGATGGTAGACTCTACGACAAGATTTCCCTGATGAGCTTCCTTCCTaagctctgccctccccaggctgtgcccccaaatctccaggaatttcccaaacctggaGTTAGCAAATGTATTACAGGCACAGTTAAGCTCATGGGAATGGGGGTCTGTGCTTGCATGCATGCCATCACAAATATCTACAGATATAAGTTAGCTACCGTCTGGAAAAACAGGCAAGATGAGAGCTAAGACTATGAGTGTTCTACCCTGTGCTTTGTGATCATGAATAAGATCTGTGGGGTTAGGCAAGATAACAACTGGGAAAAGTCATGTCCTCCCAACCCAGCTTGTACAATTCAGCGtgcttttcagcttcagattTACCTTCAGCTAGTTTACCTTTTTTTCAGATATAGGAGACCACATGTGCTATCCTAAATgcttccccctcttttctttcagAAAGGCAAGAAGTGCCTGAGGACACACAAGGTACAGGAACCAGTGAGGTTCAGCTATGCTGGCTGCAAGAGCCCCCGCCGGTATCGGCCCAGTTTTTGTGGAACATGTCTGGATGGACGCTGTTGTGTGCCTTTGCGCACTCGCACACTGAACGTACCCTTCCGTTGCCCAGATGGAAGCGTCTTCTCCAAGAATGTCATGATGATCCACACCTGCCAGTGTGGCTCAGCTCATTGCCAGCTGCTCAGTGAAGCTGCTATGGGCCCCCGGTACCAGCTCCATGGGGACATGCACAAATTCCTGGATTGACAGAGTGTGCTGACCCCTCTGCCCGTGAGCCAAGCTGGGCTCTGAAATGACTTTGATCCTCCCCATGGACTTGATGCCCCTATGCTATGGAACTGGGATACCCTATAGCCACCCCGCTACCATGAATACAAATATTACTAAAATATTGGATTTTGGAGATGCACAAATTCCCCCATGTTTGGGGAATGCACTATTTGGTGCTGGGAGCCTGGATATTTAACTATGTGGAGAATTGACCTCCTGGTACTGGGTTCAGTCTCACCATTTagtccagacaggctcaggctggAACTGGGCCTGGGGCAACCAAAGAGAGGTAACCAAAGAATTGTTTCCCTGGCAGATTCCATGTTCTTTGTCCCATGGTGCTGGGGAGCAGAAGGAAGCACAGCTCTAGGATGACTAGATTGGTCTGCCAAACCGCCAGCTAGTCAGAGCTCTGATACCTTTAGGACACTATGGCAGAAAAGAGCAAAGTTCAGCACCAGACAAACCGATCTCAACTGAACTGGAAATAAGTGTCCTATGATGCCTCCAAGGGAACTGTAGTTCTCCCTGGACTGGGATTTGAACAGTCCCATGGACACTAATGCATGGTTCACTCATAGAAGAGATGGCAGTGAAGGGAGGGGTAGTGGAATGGCCTTGAGGTAGTGGAATGGCCTATAGGGCATGAGATCACAAGGGAGGGTTACAGCTGTGAATGCTTCATATTAAAAAAACCATGTGAATAGAGAGAGCGCACTGAATTGAGGAAGGTTCTGTCTCCTCTCTTCATTTGCTAtgctggttttctgtttacagGAAGTATTTAAACACAGGGGAACATTCCAaaatgtgacacacacacaccctacctgCAGTGTCAAGTAGTACAGTCTAATCTACCACCATAATTCTCTGTCATCTTGTTTCCAAGCCATTCTTGTGCATGGGTGGGCCAGGCCTAAGGCAGGAAGCAttactgggttgttttttttaaatcctgtgaTCTTCTAAGGGATTAAAGTGGCCAAAAAAAGGTTGACTGGGACCTACACCCCCTTACCTGCCTCTGGTTTGCATCTTTGTCTATGACCACCATTTTGTCCTTGACCTGAGACCTTGCATCCCAGTCTGATCCCATTCACACCAGAGAGTGGCCTCAGTCCCTGCTCACAATACATCTGAGTTTCCCGGAGAGACCGTTTGTGATTGTCCATCAGGGGTAAATATATGCAGAACTGATATTGTGTATCCATGCTCTGCTTCTTCCTTGAGCTGATGCTTCAACAGGTCACCTGTCAACCATGCTCAGAGTTtgcaaactttaaaaacaaaaacttgaaAGTGGAAAAGGTACAAAAGGAAGATAAATCTGAGTACACAGACACACTAGAACAGGCGGTATGCGAACCAATTTGGTGCCCTAGATGTTAAACTTCGTGGGACTACAATCTCTACTCCATCAGTCATATTAGTAGGGTATATAGGGGAACTCCACGCACCAGATAAAGTTCAGcattctatcagtttctaccaagTACGGGTCAAATCAATATGTTAGTAGTCTgcgttttccagatgttcaggttctgaatttccatcagttttcaccagcatggccaattggccgtgctgacagaggctgatgggaattgtagttcctgaacatctggagagccgcaggttccctacccatgctgacagaggctgatggggattgtagttcctgaacatctggagagccgcaggttccctacccctgcagtaggggctaatgagaattgtagttcatgaacatctggggcaccagagttggacacccctgcactagaaacTGGTGTGAGAGACCTTTAAAAAAGGATAAGATTTGAAAGTGAGCTAGAAGGAAGATCATTGCTCATGGTGTGTGCCTTCAGCCTACTTCCTctgtttgttttgaaatgtgtTTGTCCGGAAGTGATGACCGCTCAGAAGAAATGCATGTTTCTCAAAGCACTTTCAgccttcttaaaaaaaaccatggCCTATCTTCAGGCTAACACACTGTAGCTGAAGCACCCGTAATTTGCAAAAGGGAAACTACATCTGGGTGAGATACTCTGCTTTCTATCGCATCAACTGTATCACAATGGAGCCAAAAAGCACTCCTTCTCTATAATTATTAAGCACTTTTTATGTCATCCTGTTCCCTATATGTTCCTGGAGAGCAGTAAAAGGGATGGCCAGAAGAACAGGATGAAATTGTTGGAAAGGATTTGAAGCAGTTAGTCATTCTTGTCTTGTTGGGAAAGCCTGTATTTATGTGTGCAGCACAGTAGCCTTAGCTACAAAGATGGATGTtttgttttatgtactttctGGTTTTTTGCATAAAGGAAAGCTCTACAACACTGGTTTGGACTGATGGCTATTTAGCTTCATCATGAAGCCCTTGCTTTGCATCACATAAGCAGAGTTTTAACTCTACCCTACCAAATTAAGATCTTGATGTTGCTAGAATGAATCATGAAATGTTTGCacctctttttgtgtttgtattaCTGTCTGTCTGTTTGCAGCGTCTGCATGATGCCTTCTTTCCAGAAAAGCTGACATATTGAGAGGAATGGGTTTAATATAATCCTGATCTGCCTGAGGCGGGTAGTGGAGAAGCAAACAGTGGAGCTTCCGGACCTCCATTACTGTTCATTCCTAGGTCCATGACCCTTGAACTCAGGGAGGAAGAACATCCACGTGGCATGGagaagggcccaggttcaatccaTAGCATTTTCAGTTGAAAAGATCAGGCAGTAGTcgacgtgaaagacctctgcttaaaACTCTAGCGAGCTGCCGCCAATCTGACTAGACCAGGAGTCCCAGtcctttgagcctgtgggcacctttggaatactgacacagggtggtaggtgcaatcacaaaatggctgctgcaggaggcggaccCAActccaaaatgtcagggagtgataCTGAAGAGAACTGTAATAGTAACTATTcaaaatttcaggcagaagctttgTTTAACATGgtgacttttaaaattaatatattgttttaaaatattttcttgcatacacacagcttgTCTTTACTCACATACTCCGTGAAGTtacttatgctgtggtggcagctgctttcaaagtaatcttttaaaaacatctgtccagccaatcaaaagccttgcaaACAAAAGCCCTGTGTATCCCCATCCAGTTTCTATAAAGACTTGGCAGGTGCTAGCTAAGGTGTATCGGGCACCATGTTGAGAAACCCCTGGAGTAGCAGGCTGCTGACATTGATGGCCAATGAGCTGATTCAATAAGGCAGCGTAATGCTTTCCTGTGAACTTGGCAATGCTGTTAAACCTTATTACAGTATTAGAAGCTGGCACTGTTTTCTGTGTTAAAACTGAGTTACTCCTGTTTCTGCCTCTTGTTTTGGAACAGAATTTGAACTCTTTCCTTCACTTTTACAAGGGAATAGATTTGGAAAAACTATCACAATGTGATCTTGGAAAGTTTGGTCAGTTCCTTCCCTTATTCCTAACATGGTTACCAGCTCTCTCAATTAAGATATTGGGTTAGATCCAGAATAATTTTCTGCTCCTGCCGGGCACTGCTGTCAATGGAACCCAACTTTCTGCCTTCCTCACTCCCACTTCAACCCACTGAATCTTCCTGAAATGCTACTTCTGAGAACAGGGAATCTCATGAAAAAACACAAGAGATAAATCAGAAGTCTGCAGAAAAAATACAGAATTGGCagaacccctccccttccattagTGGAAAATTTGCTCTGAATCCAATCTATTAAGGCTATGCACAGTTACTTGAGAGCAAGCCCTACTGAACTTACTTTCAACGTAGGTAAGATATTCGCTACCATATTTATACAACTGCCATCACTAGCAGGCAGAATGTTGTTCTCCAGAGATGTTGAAGAGAAGGCAACCTTTGGCAGGACTGAGTGACAATGTTGCTGATGTGACTTTTGCTGCTGCAGAAACTGGACTAGGTGATACTGGGTATTCTTTTCAATTGTAGACAAAAGCTTGAAAATGTTACAGTAGATGGGACCAGAAGGAAATTAAACAGCAttatgttgtattgtcgaaggcttacacagatggtgcaaaaagaatctgcAATTGGTAGATAAtgaaaacagaatctgtgaaccccacttccttcaagatgaactgaatcatcTAAACtaggctctacaggctaatgatTACTCTACTGCAGACATCAGaggagctgcaagaccaagaacaagccacaggaataaagataaacagccacctagagggaaagtgttcttaagggAATCACTGAgcatatagggaaactgatgaagaaacatgcTGGACATTCCACAGTTATATAtactccagaggtgtagctacaaggggaccgggtgGTGCGCGTTGCATCAGACACgtgcctgggaggggggggggggttgggcagcaaaaatttcagttttttatttttttgtgtgttttagttTTGGCTTGcatggggcacagtttttaggctagcagcaccaaaatttcagggagttttcggggggctcttctgatgataccatccaagttaggtgaggcttgattcagggggtccaacgttatggactcccaaagggggtgcccccaggAGATGGGGCCTACATCTTTgagagtacataactttggactccctgaactaatcttcaccaaacctggctggtatcatcaggatagtctcctaaagataccctgaaaatttgatgctgctagcctaaaaactgcgccccctgcaggcctaaaacttaaaaaacattaaaaatacaaaaagcacaaacgaacatgggaggcagcaaaactcagattttgcaccaggcttcattttccctagctacagcTCTGATAtagtccacttgctttactaccatcagatcctctgaagatgccagccacagatgcaggcgaaatgtcaggagaaaatgctactagaacacggtcatacagtcTGAAAACCACTCAACTCCCCCAGCATTATGTTGTATTATGATTCGGGGTTTCCAAGGATATATTTGCATAGGCAGGCTATACTATCTCATTTTGAATGGGTTTGTGTACTTACATTAAGCCTGAAAATCTAGATAGCAACACAGTT of Sphaerodactylus townsendi isolate TG3544 linkage group LG03, MPM_Stown_v2.3, whole genome shotgun sequence contains these proteins:
- the LOC125430067 gene encoding CCN family member 1-like, which encodes MGLPALASVAFLLCLSLVSCHCPSRCRCPPGPPRCPPGVSLVLDDCGCCQVCARQLNEDCDKLAPCDPHKGLECNFGADPLANRGICWAKQEGRTCEYNGRIYQNGENFQPNCKHQCTCIDGAVGCQPLCPLELPLTSLGCSSPRLLKVPGQCCKKFVCSKGLKKYGGVIFKYNSHGEANGNELIYVGKDEHWKNLPVWRPLFQAHVSKQQHKCLAQTTDWSPCSKNCGFGISTRVTSDNPRCKLIKETRLCQIRPCGQPDFTKLKKGKKCLRTHKVQEPVRFSYAGCKSPRRYRPSFCGTCLDGRCCVPLRTRTLNVPFRCPDGSVFSKNVMMIHTCQCGSAHCQLLSEAAMGPRYQLHGDMHKFLD